Proteins encoded by one window of Rhodamnia argentea isolate NSW1041297 chromosome 6, ASM2092103v1, whole genome shotgun sequence:
- the LOC115745928 gene encoding aquaporin TIP1-3-like, giving the protein MPISRIVIGSPAEVGQVDALKAGLAEFISMLIFVFAGEGSGMAFNKLTDDGSTTPAGLVAASLAHAFALFVAVSVGANISGGHVNPAVTFGAFVGGHITLSRSVLYWVAQLLGSVVACLLLKFSTGGMETSAFSLSSDVSVWNALVFEIVMTFGLVYTVYATAVDPKKGNIGIVAPIAIGFIVGANILAGGAFDGASMNPAVSFGPAVVSWSWDSHWVYWLGPFVGAGIAAVVYDTFFINQSTHEQLPSADF; this is encoded by the exons ATGCCGATTTCTAGGATCGTCATTGGATCTCCGGCCGAAGTTGGCCAAGTTGATGCTCTCAAGGCTGGTCTAGCTGAGTTCATTTCAATGCTCATCTTTGTTTTCGCTGGAGAAGGCTCTGGCATGGCATTCA ATAAGCTCACGGATGATGGCTCGACGACTCCAGCAGGCCTTGTGGCGGCATCCCTTGCTCATGCTTTCGCACTTTTTGTCGCGGTTTCAGTGGGTGCAAACATTTCCGGTGGACACGTCAACCCGGCAGTCACATTCGGAGCCTTTGTTGGTGGGCACATAACACTATCTCGGAGTGTCTTGTACTGGGTTGCTCAGTTGCTTGGTTCGGTAGTGGCCTGCTTGCTTCTTAAGTTCTCGACCGGGGGAATG GAAACATCGGCATTTTCGCTATCATCCGATGTCAGCGTGTGGAATGCACTGGTCTTTGAAATAGTGATGACATTCGGCCTCGTCTACACCGTCTATGCCACTGCCGTTGACCCAAAGAAGGGGAATATAGGGATTGTTGCGCCCATTGCGATTGGGTTCATCGTGGGTGCCAACATCTTAGCAGGTGGCGCCTTCGATGGAGCATCCATGAACCCAGCAGTCTCATTCGGGCCAGCTGTCGTGAGCTGGTCTTGGGACAGCCACTGGGTGTACTGGCTCGGCCCCTTCGTCGGCGCTGGCATTGCTGCAGTTGTCTACGACACCTTCTTCATCAACCAAAGCACACATGAGCAGCTCCCATCAGCAGATTTTTAA
- the LOC115745929 gene encoding very-long-chain (3R)-3-hydroxyacyl-CoA dehydratase 2 isoform X2, which produces MSRLSNLYLFAYNSLQAFGWSVSLFQVLSGFVVTRSVDGAYASAGELICLLQAAAFIEVLHGALGIVPSGALFPLMQWAGRAHFLFAIVRRISEIQELPAVFITFIAWCLSDVIRYLHYALNCFKCCPPWVTYLRYTTFIVLYPLGVAPGEMWLMFQALPFIKKTDLYADFFSSIPFNYYDFVRKVS; this is translated from the exons ATGTCTCGACTGTCGAATCTCTACCTCTTCGCTTACAACTCTCTTCAAGCCTTTGGATG GTCGGTctctctttttcaagttttgagCGGCTTCGTCGTCACTAGGTCTGTCGATGGCGCTTACGCTTCCGCTGGAGAGCTTATCT GTCTGCTTCAAGCTGCTGCATTCATTGAAGTCCTGCACGGAGCATTAG GAATTGTTCCAAGCGGGGCGTTGTTTCCTCTGATGCAATGGGCTGGAAGAGCACATTTTCTGTTTGCAATTGTTCGTCGAATCAGTGAG ATCCAAGAATTACCAGCAGTTTTCATAACCTTCATTGCCTGGTGTCTAAGTGAT GTGATCAGGTACCTGCATTATGCTTTGAATTGCTTCAAATGTTGTCCACCTTGGGTTACCTATCTCAG GTACACCACATTTATTGTGCTCTATCCATTAGGAGTAGCTCCTGGTGAAA TGTGGCTCATGTTCCAGGCACTTCCTTTCATTAAGAAGACTGACCTCTATGCGGATTTCTTTTCCAGCATTCCCTTCAATTATTATGATTTCGTCCGG AAGGTGTCGTAG
- the LOC115745929 gene encoding very-long-chain (3R)-3-hydroxyacyl-CoA dehydratase 2 isoform X3 codes for MSRLSNLYLFAYNSLQAFGWSVSLFQVLSGFVVTRSVDGAYASAGELICLLQAAAFIEVLHGALGIVPSGALFPLMQWAGRAHFLFAIVRRISEIQELPAVFITFIAWCLSDVIRYLHYALNCFKCCPPWVTYLRYTTFIVLYPLGVAPGEMWLMFQALPFIKKTDLYADFFSSIPFNYYDFVRVS; via the exons ATGTCTCGACTGTCGAATCTCTACCTCTTCGCTTACAACTCTCTTCAAGCCTTTGGATG GTCGGTctctctttttcaagttttgagCGGCTTCGTCGTCACTAGGTCTGTCGATGGCGCTTACGCTTCCGCTGGAGAGCTTATCT GTCTGCTTCAAGCTGCTGCATTCATTGAAGTCCTGCACGGAGCATTAG GAATTGTTCCAAGCGGGGCGTTGTTTCCTCTGATGCAATGGGCTGGAAGAGCACATTTTCTGTTTGCAATTGTTCGTCGAATCAGTGAG ATCCAAGAATTACCAGCAGTTTTCATAACCTTCATTGCCTGGTGTCTAAGTGAT GTGATCAGGTACCTGCATTATGCTTTGAATTGCTTCAAATGTTGTCCACCTTGGGTTACCTATCTCAG GTACACCACATTTATTGTGCTCTATCCATTAGGAGTAGCTCCTGGTGAAA TGTGGCTCATGTTCCAGGCACTTCCTTTCATTAAGAAGACTGACCTCTATGCGGATTTCTTTTCCAGCATTCCCTTCAATTATTATGATTTCGTCCGG GTGTCGTAG
- the LOC115745929 gene encoding very-long-chain (3R)-3-hydroxyacyl-CoA dehydratase 2 isoform X1 yields the protein MSRLSNLYLFAYNSLQAFGWSVSLFQVLSGFVVTRSVDGAYASAGELICLLQAAAFIEVLHGALGIVPSGALFPLMQWAGRAHFLFAIVRRISEIQELPAVFITFIAWCLSDVIRYLHYALNCFKCCPPWVTYLRYTTFIVLYPLGVAPGEMWLMFQALPFIKKTDLYADFFSSIPFNYYDFVRVLLLFYPFLWLKLYLHLFKQRRSKLGKRHEKKKN from the exons ATGTCTCGACTGTCGAATCTCTACCTCTTCGCTTACAACTCTCTTCAAGCCTTTGGATG GTCGGTctctctttttcaagttttgagCGGCTTCGTCGTCACTAGGTCTGTCGATGGCGCTTACGCTTCCGCTGGAGAGCTTATCT GTCTGCTTCAAGCTGCTGCATTCATTGAAGTCCTGCACGGAGCATTAG GAATTGTTCCAAGCGGGGCGTTGTTTCCTCTGATGCAATGGGCTGGAAGAGCACATTTTCTGTTTGCAATTGTTCGTCGAATCAGTGAG ATCCAAGAATTACCAGCAGTTTTCATAACCTTCATTGCCTGGTGTCTAAGTGAT GTGATCAGGTACCTGCATTATGCTTTGAATTGCTTCAAATGTTGTCCACCTTGGGTTACCTATCTCAG GTACACCACATTTATTGTGCTCTATCCATTAGGAGTAGCTCCTGGTGAAA TGTGGCTCATGTTCCAGGCACTTCCTTTCATTAAGAAGACTGACCTCTATGCGGATTTCTTTTCCAGCATTCCCTTCAATTATTATGATTTCGTCCGG GTTCTACTTCTTTTCTACCCGTTCCTATGGCTCAAACTTTACCTGCATTTGTTTAAGCAAAGGCGGTCAAAACTGGGGAAGCGtcatgagaagaaaaagaactga